From a region of the Syngnathoides biaculeatus isolate LvHL_M chromosome 2, ASM1980259v1, whole genome shotgun sequence genome:
- the LOC133507117 gene encoding sterol 26-hydroxylase, mitochondrial produces the protein MFGSPSPTTLLFALCRRGGSLDIWTRTLVQARTEAAKLKTIDDLPGPTLSRTLFWLFVKGYADKSHLLQCLQKSLYGPIWRSKFGPLDLVNVASPDLIAQVIQQEGRYPVRAELPHWKEYRDLRGQAYGLHVDKGQEWYRIRSALNPKMLKLQEVSAYAPIINQVVEDLLQRIEFLRSCSPDRASVLDVTAELYKFGFEGISSILFETRLGCLQENIPKDTARFIAAVNDMLTLSEILVIFPRWTYRILPFWKRFVQAWDDLYGTAQKLIDSRLADIQTQTARGEREEGLYLTYLLSCKKITQSEIYISVTELLLGGVDTTSNTLSWALYHLARDLRVQDRLYNEVNAVCANRRNPNMDDLKGMPYLKAVIKETLRLYPVVPGNGRFVAENEVILDNYWFPKKTQFHLCHYVVSRDQTQFACADAFMPERWLRTERLTPGFFHHHPYSFIPFGVGVRGCVGKRVAEMEMYFALCRLMQHYEVRPGDDRAPTQAKTRTLLIPAKPINLLFLHRA, from the exons ATGTTCGGCTCTCCGTCTCCGACAACTCTCCTCTTTGCACTCTGCCGACGCGGAGGTTCGCTCGATATCTGGACCAGAACACTCGTTCAGGCAAGGACCGAGGCGGCCAAACTGAAGACCATCGATGACCTTCCCGGACCCACTTTGTCAAGAACACTTTTCTGGTTATTTGTCAAAGGATACGCGGACAAGAGCCACTTGCTGCAG TGTTTACAAAAGAGTCTGTACGGGCCCATCTGGCGCTCCAAATTCGGCCCATTGGACCTGGTCAACGTGGCCAGTCCCGACCTCATTGCACAGGTGATCCAGCAGGAAGGACGCTACCCGGTGCGGGCGGAGTTGCCCCACTGGAAGGAATACAGAGACCTCAGGGGACAAGCCTACGGCCTGCATGTAGA CAAAGGGCAGGAGTGGTACAGGATCCGCAGCGCACTGAACCCAAAGATGCTGAAGCTGCAGGAAGTGTCAGCATATGCTCCCATCATCAACCAGGTGGTTGAAGATCTCCTGCAACGCATCGAGTTCCTCCGCAGTTGCAGTCCAGACCGGGCTTCGGTTTTAGATGTGACTGCAGAGCTCTACAAGTTTGGCTTCGAAG GTATCTCTTCCATTCTGTTTGAGACCAGGCTGGGCTGCCTCCAGGAGAATATTCCCAAAGACACGGCGCGCTTCATCGCGGCTGTCAACGACATGTTGACCCTTTCGGAGATTCTCGTTATCTTTCCACGCTGGACCTACCGCATCCTGCCGTTCTGGAAGCGCTTTGTGCAGGCCTGGGATGACCTCTATGGCACAG CACAGAAGCTCATCGACAGCAGATTGGCTGACATCCAAACTCAGACGGCGCGAGGTGAGCGGGAGGAAGGCTTGTACCTGACCTACCTGCTGTCTTGCAAGAAGATTACTCAATCTGAGATCTACATCAGTGTCACAGAGCTGCTGCTGGGTGGAGTCGACACG ACCTCCAACACGCTGTCCTGGGCTTTGTACCACTTGGCGAGGGACCTGCGGGTTCAAGATCGACTATATAACGAGGTGAATGCCGTGTGTGCCAACAGACGTAATCCCAATATGGACGACCTTAAAGGGATGCCCTACTTGAAGGCTGTCATCAAGGAGACGTTACG CTTGTATCCTGTTGTTCCTGGCAACGGACGCTTCGTTGCAGAAAATGAAGTGATTTTGGACAACTACTGGTTCCCAAAGAAG ACTCAGTTCCATCTGTGCCACTACGTTGTCAGCCGCGACCAGACACAGTTCGCCTGTGCCGACGCATTCATGCCGGAGCGATGGCTTCGCACTGAAAGGCTGACCCCAGGCTTCTTCCATCACCACCCGTACAGCTTCATCCCCTTTGGCGTGGGTGTTCGAGGCTGCGTGGGCAAGAGAGTTGCCGAGATGGAGATGTATTTCGCTCTGTGCAGG CTGATGCAGCACTACGAGGTCCGGCCAGGAGACGACCGTGCCCCTACCCAGGCCAAAACACGGACATTGCTCATCCCAGCAAAGCCCATCAATCTTCTTTTCCTGCACCGAGCCtaa
- the LOC133507123 gene encoding transmembrane protein 198-B-like → MTSALETLQTASELEPSPRLLSGCQDSVGRYKVVPSVVCSMCCLFGVIYCFFGYRCFKAVMFLTGLMFGSVVIFMLCYKERVLDTQLSVEASVGIGLGIGTLCGLVTMLVRSVGLFMVGLLLGLLVAVATLVGMEELSHSPPRSVWVPLGVLLGLGMLFAVLTLQWQRIFTTLSTAVFGAAVITVALDYFVELFALVLYMYERMKAVPGKPVCWLTWVVLGVWPALTLLGVVVQWKVTAEGYSHTKVIISRQQRRMQVMRIRQRDDRYRHKKKKKKHLGSSSQSQAKQLHQEPAYRRKPNPIRRYDTDVLSPSYIQNFRERQVQAQPFPGQLLGGPHAAVDVGYESGSTGPSLRI, encoded by the exons ATGACGAGCGCCTTGGAAACACTGCAGACCGCCTCCGAACTGGAGCCCAGCCCCAGGCTGCTGAGCGGATGCCAAGACTCGGTTGGCCGCTACAAAGTGGTTCCCTCCGTGGTCTGCTCCATGTGCTGCCTCTTTGGCGTCATTTACTGCTTCTTTG GCTACCGCTGCTTCAAGGCTGTGATGTTCCTGACAGGCCTGATGTTTGGCTCGGTGGTCATCTTCATGCTCTGCTACAAGGAGCGCGTGCTGGACACCCAGCTGAGTGTGGAGGCCTCGGTGGGCATCGGCCTGGGCATCGGCACGCTGTGCGGCCTGGTCACCATGCTGGTTCGCAGCGTGGGCCTCTTCATGGTGGGCCTGCTGCTCGGCCTGCTGGTGGCCGTGGCCACCTTAGTGGGAATGGAGGAGCTTTCCCACAGCCCGCCACGCTCTGTCTGGGTGCCTCTGGGCGTGCTGCTTGGCCTGGGCATGCTCTTTGCCGTGCTCACCCTGCAGTGGCAGCGCATCTTTACCACGCTGTCCACTGCCGTTTTCGGCGCGGCTGTCATCACCGTAGCGCTGGACTACTTTGTGGAGCTCTTTGCGCTCGTTCTCTACATGTACGAGCGGATGAAAGCCGTCCCAGGTAAGCCGGTTTGCTGGCTTACGTGGGTGGTGCTGGGGGTGTGGCCTGCGCTGACACTGTTGGGAGTCGTGGTCCAGTGGAAGGTGACTGCTGAAGGCTACTCGCATACCAAGG TCATCATTAGTCGTCAGCAAAGGAGGATGCAGGTCATGCGAATTCGCCAACGGGATGACCGCTACCgccacaagaagaagaagaagaagcatctGGGATCCTCCAGCCAGAGCCAAGCCAAGCAACTCCACCAGGAACCTGCCTATCGCCGCAAGCCAAACCCAATTCGCCGCTATGACACTGATGTCCTCTCACCC AGCTACATCCAGAATTTCCGGGAACGGCAGGTGCAGGCTCAGCCTTTCCCAGGACAGCTGCTCGGTGGGCCACACGCGGCGGTGGATGTGGGCTATGAATCTGGCTCGACGGGACCTTCCCTACGAATCTAA